A single Prochlorococcus marinus XMU1410 DNA region contains:
- a CDS encoding Fur family transcriptional regulator: protein MSLSSQYKVITSPLGDGLHKDGKRLTPQRLKVLNLFENIGSGKHLSAEEVHEKLVKTSSKVSLATIYRTLRLLVQMGLLHELELSEGGHRYELLSNDTPDHHHLICIRCGRTEEFENEEVLEAGKVAAKVNGFKLIESSLNVRAICPNCI from the coding sequence TTGTCATTATCCTCTCAATACAAAGTTATCACATCTCCTCTTGGTGATGGATTACATAAAGATGGGAAGAGATTAACTCCTCAGAGGCTAAAAGTTCTTAATTTATTTGAAAATATTGGCTCTGGAAAGCATCTTAGTGCTGAAGAGGTTCATGAAAAGTTAGTTAAAACAAGCTCCAAAGTTTCACTAGCAACAATTTATAGAACTTTAAGACTTTTAGTACAAATGGGTTTGCTTCATGAATTAGAACTCAGTGAGGGTGGACATAGATATGAATTGCTCAGTAACGACACACCGGACCATCATCATTTGATTTGTATTAGGTGTGGAAGAACAGAAGAATTCGAAAATGAAGAAGTTTTAGAGGCAGGCAAAGTTGCAGCAAAAGTTAATGGTTTTAAACTAATTGAATCCTCTTTAAATGTGAGAGCTATTTGTCCTAATTGCATTTAG
- the arsS gene encoding arsenosugar biosynthesis radical SAM (seleno)protein ArsS (Some members of this family are selenoproteins.), translating to MKEKFPPIYKEPIETLQINIGYKCNQACKHCHVNSSPQRTEKMSNEIISLIPKIIEKYKIKTLDITGGAPELHPEFKNLITSLSTKQIDIIDRCNLTIFFEEGYEDLPLFLAKNKVIVTASLPCYEKNNVDFQRGFGVFEKSINAIKILNDLGYGKKENGLQLNLVYNPVSPILPPSQEILEKDYKKILFEKYNIVFNNLYTITNMPINRYEESLRREGKLHTYYKLLKENFNEKNLENLMCKKTISVNWLGEIYDCDFNQQINFREDKGPKTLFDLLDESFTFDYGVAVREHCFACTAGAGSSCGGTLS from the coding sequence ATGAAAGAAAAATTCCCCCCAATATATAAAGAACCTATAGAAACATTGCAAATTAACATAGGTTATAAATGCAATCAGGCTTGCAAGCATTGTCATGTCAATTCGAGTCCCCAAAGGACTGAAAAGATGTCCAATGAAATAATATCTCTTATTCCAAAGATAATTGAAAAATACAAAATCAAGACTTTAGATATTACAGGGGGTGCACCAGAACTTCACCCAGAATTTAAAAATCTAATAACCAGTTTGAGCACAAAACAAATTGATATTATTGACAGGTGCAATTTGACAATTTTCTTTGAAGAAGGTTATGAAGATCTTCCTCTATTTCTTGCAAAGAATAAAGTGATAGTTACTGCTTCGCTACCATGTTATGAAAAAAATAATGTTGATTTTCAAAGAGGTTTTGGGGTTTTTGAGAAAAGTATTAATGCAATAAAAATTCTTAATGATTTAGGCTATGGAAAGAAAGAAAATGGATTACAATTAAACCTTGTTTACAATCCTGTAAGCCCAATTCTTCCTCCTTCTCAGGAAATATTGGAGAAGGATTATAAAAAAATACTATTCGAAAAATACAATATCGTTTTTAATAATTTATACACAATAACTAATATGCCGATAAATAGATATGAAGAATCTCTTAGAAGAGAAGGGAAACTACATACTTATTACAAATTATTAAAAGAAAATTTTAATGAAAAGAATTTAGAAAATCTTATGTGTAAAAAGACAATTAGCGTAAATTGGTTAGGAGAAATTTATGATTGTGACTTTAACCAACAAATAAATTTCCGAGAGGATAAAGGACCAAAGACACTTTTTGATCTATTGGATGAATCATTTACTTTTGACTACGGGGTAGCTGTAAGAGAACATTGTTTTGCTTGCACTGCAGGTGCTGGGTCAAGTTGTGGAGGGACTTTAAGTTAA